In one Kitasatospora cineracea genomic region, the following are encoded:
- the pyrF gene encoding orotidine-5'-phosphate decarboxylase → MTDSTPFGARLRTALDTRGQLCVGIDPHASLLTAWGLNDDLAGLETFSRTVVEALADRVAVLKPQSAFFERFGSRGIAVLERSVAEARAAGALVLMDAKRGDIGSTMAAYAETFLSPDSPLFSDALTVSPYLGFGSLQPAVDLAHANGCGLFALALTSNPEGHEVQRAVGADGQSVAQAVLRRLAAENAGAEPLGSFGAVVGATLADAGVDLAINGPLLAPGVGAQGATAADLPRVFGDQVRNVVPSVSRDVLRHGPSVAALRQAAQAFVNDVRGVTNA, encoded by the coding sequence ATGACTGACAGCACGCCCTTCGGTGCCCGCCTGCGGACCGCCCTCGACACCCGGGGCCAGCTCTGCGTCGGCATCGACCCGCACGCCTCGCTGCTCACCGCCTGGGGGTTGAACGACGACCTGGCCGGGCTGGAGACCTTCTCCCGCACCGTGGTCGAGGCGCTGGCGGACCGGGTCGCGGTGCTCAAGCCGCAGTCCGCGTTCTTCGAGCGCTTCGGCAGCCGCGGCATCGCGGTCCTGGAGCGCTCGGTGGCCGAGGCCCGGGCGGCCGGGGCGCTGGTGCTGATGGACGCCAAGCGCGGCGACATCGGTTCGACCATGGCCGCGTACGCCGAGACCTTCCTGTCCCCGGACAGCCCGCTGTTCTCGGACGCGCTCACCGTCAGCCCGTACCTGGGCTTCGGTTCGCTGCAGCCGGCCGTGGACCTGGCGCACGCCAACGGGTGTGGGCTGTTCGCGCTGGCGCTGACCTCCAACCCGGAGGGGCACGAGGTGCAGCGCGCGGTCGGGGCGGACGGGCAGAGCGTGGCGCAGGCGGTGCTGCGGCGGCTGGCGGCGGAGAACGCGGGCGCCGAGCCGCTGGGGTCGTTCGGCGCGGTGGTCGGCGCGACGCTCGCCGACGCCGGGGTGGACCTGGCGATCAACGGCCCGCTGCTGGCCCCCGGGGTGGGCGCGCAGGGCGCCACCGCGGCCGACCTGCCGCGGGTCTTCGGCGACCAGGTGCGCAACGTGGTGCCCTCGGTGAGCCGCGACGTGCTCCGGCACGGGCC
- a CDS encoding dihydroorotate dehydrogenase, whose amino-acid sequence MTDRQDVDLTAPLGSGTVPNPLSTAAGCAGFGRELARFVPLDELGTLTTRTVLPRAGAGLPGPRIVAVPGGVLNAVGGQQPGIDGFLRRELPWLAERGVRTVVSIGGHRLEDFAELAARLAGRDGVRGLELNLSAPGAADRGLLFAANPAVSYDVVAAVRAAAPGLPVYAKLAPDQGSVTEVAAACVAAGADGLSMVNTARGMAIDLDARRPALGAPGGLGGLSGPALRPIAVRCVFQVHAGMRAGRMPTVPILAMGGVRTGRDALEFTLAGASGVAVGSELLRDPTAPLRILDELRTELAERGFAAYTDAVGLAHRTTTTEDGRQ is encoded by the coding sequence GTGACGGACCGTCAGGACGTCGACCTGACCGCGCCGTTGGGGTCCGGGACGGTGCCGAACCCGTTGTCCACCGCGGCGGGGTGCGCCGGGTTCGGGCGGGAGCTGGCGCGGTTCGTGCCCTTGGACGAGCTGGGGACGCTGACCACGCGGACGGTGCTGCCGCGGGCGGGGGCCGGGTTGCCGGGGCCGCGGATCGTCGCGGTGCCGGGCGGGGTGCTGAACGCCGTGGGCGGCCAGCAGCCGGGCATCGACGGGTTCCTGCGGCGCGAGCTGCCCTGGCTGGCGGAGCGGGGGGTGCGCACCGTGGTGTCGATCGGCGGGCACCGGCTGGAGGACTTCGCGGAGCTGGCCGCCCGGCTGGCGGGGCGGGATGGGGTGCGCGGCCTGGAGCTGAACCTGTCCGCGCCGGGCGCCGCCGACCGGGGGCTGCTGTTCGCGGCCAACCCGGCGGTCAGCTACGACGTGGTCGCCGCGGTGAGGGCCGCCGCGCCCGGGCTGCCGGTCTACGCCAAGCTGGCCCCCGACCAGGGGTCGGTCACCGAGGTCGCGGCCGCCTGCGTGGCGGCCGGGGCCGACGGCCTGTCGATGGTCAACACCGCCCGGGGCATGGCCATCGACCTGGACGCCCGCCGTCCCGCCCTGGGCGCGCCCGGCGGCCTGGGCGGCCTGTCCGGGCCGGCGCTGCGGCCGATCGCGGTGCGCTGCGTGTTCCAGGTGCACGCCGGGATGCGGGCCGGGCGGATGCCGACGGTGCCGATCCTCGCCATGGGCGGGGTGCGCACCGGCCGGGACGCCCTGGAGTTCACCCTGGCCGGCGCGTCCGGCGTCGCGGTCGGCTCGGAGCTGCTGCGCGACCCGACCGCACCGCTGCGGATCCTCGACGAACTGCGGACGGAGCTCGCCGAGCGCGGCTTCGCCGCCTACACCGACGCGGTGGGGCTCGCCCACCGCACCACCACGACGGAAGACGGAAGACAGTAG